One window of the Triticum dicoccoides isolate Atlit2015 ecotype Zavitan chromosome 3B, WEW_v2.0, whole genome shotgun sequence genome contains the following:
- the LOC119278560 gene encoding protein LIFEGUARD 2-like, protein MKGGDGEKGGDIEAGTAAPKGEPYPGTTESPELRWALIQKIYIVLCLQLLLTAVVAAVFVTVTAIPHFFASSYAGLGLYIFILVFPFIVLCPLHIYRQKHPINLLLLGVFTVAISFSVGLTCAFTSGKVILQAGILTIVVVLSLTAYTFWAARRGKDFSFLGPFLFASLMILLVFAFIQIFFPLGKLSHMIYGALAALIFSGYIVYDTGSIIKRYKYDEYVWAAVTLYLDIINLFLGLLTLFRACDN, encoded by the exons ATGAAGGGCGGCGACGGCGAGAAGGGCGGCGACATCGAGGCGGGCACCGCGGCACCGAAGGGGGAGCCGTACCCCGGGACGACGGAGAGCCCCGAGCTGCGCTGGGCGCTCATCCAGAAGATCTACATCGTCCTCTGCCTGCAGCTTCTCCTCACCGCCGTCGTCGCGGCCGTCTTCGTCACGGTCACGGCCATCCCGCACTTTTTCGCCTCCTCCTACGCCGGACTGGGGCTGTACATCTTCATCCTCGTCTTCCCCTTCATCG TGCTGTGCCCGCTGCACATCTACCGCCAGAAGCACCCAATCAACTTGCTGCTTCTTGGCGTCTTCACAGTGGCCATCAGCTTCTCTGTCGGCTTGACATGTGCCTTTACAAGTG GCAAGGTCATTTTGCAGGCGGGGATTCTTACAATTGTGGTTGTCTTGAGCCTCACTGCTTACACCTTCTGGGCTGCAAGGAGGGGCAAGGACTTCAGCTTCCTTGGTCCTTTCCTATTTGCTTCTCTGATGATTTTGCTTGTCTTTGCTTTCATTCAG ATCTTCTTCCCTCTGGGCAAGCTCTCTCACATGATCTATGGCGCGCTGGCGGCACTCATCTTCAGTGGCTACATCGTCTATGACACGGGCAGCATCATCAAGCGTTACAAGTATGACGAGTATGTCTGGGCTGCCGTCACGCTCTACCTTGACATCATCAATCTGTTCCTGGGCCTGCTGACTCTGTTTAGGGCGTGTGACAACTAG
- the LOC119278561 gene encoding glucan endo-1,3-beta-glucosidase GIII-like, with protein MAKQGVACMHAVALVLVALASFPAVHSIGVCNGVIGNNLPAPSDVVKLYQSNRINAMRIYAPESNVLKALSGTGISLLMDVGNGALTSLANDPSAAPAWVKANVQPFPGVSFRYIAVGNEVTDSAGQKIILPAMKNIQAALVAAGLSGSIKVSTSVRFDVVENTSPPSNGVFADTSFMGPILDFLASTGAPLLVNVYPYFAYKGDQQNIKLDFATFVPGSTTVTDNGLSYTNLFDGMVDSIYAALEKAGKPDVKVVISESGWPSAGGVGATAQNARAYNQGLINHVRGGTPKKPSLLETYIFAMFNENQKTGDPTENNFGLFNPDKSPAYSITF; from the exons ATGGCGAAACAAGGTGTTGCTTGCATGCATGCAGTGGCGCTGGTCCTTGTTGCCCTCGCATCATTTCCAGCAG TGCACTCCATCGGCGTCTGCAACGGCGTGATCGGCAACAACCTGCCGGCGCCGAGCGACGTCGTGAAGCTCTACCAATCCAATCGCATCAACGCCATGCGGATCTACGCGCCAGAGAGCAACGTCCTCAAGGCGCTGAGCGGCACGGGCATCAGCCTCCTCATGGACGTCGGCAACGGCGCGCTAACCAGCCTCGCCAacgacccctccgccgctcccgccTGGGTCAAGGCCaacgtgcagcccttccctggcgtCTCCTTCCGCTACATCGCCGTCGGCAACGAGGTCACAGATAGCGCCGGCCAGAAGATCATCCTCCCGGCCATGAAGAACATCCAAGCGGCGCTCGTGGCGGCCGGCCTAAGCGGCAGCATCAAGGTGTCGACTTCGGTGCGGTTCGACGTGGTCGAAAACACTTCCCCGCCCTCCAACGGTGTGTTCGCGGACACATCATTCATGGGGCCTATCCTGGACTTCCTGGCGAGCACCGGCGCACCGCTGCTGGTCAACGTGTACCCCTACTTCGCCTACAAGGGCGACCAGCAGAACATCAAGCTCGACTTCGCCACCTTCGTGCCAGGCAGCACAACCGTGACCGACAACGGGCTGTCGTACACCAACCTGTTCGACGGCATGGTCGACTCCATCTACGCCGCGCTGGAGAAAGCCGGCAAGCCCGACGTTAAGGTGGTCATATCCGAGAGCGGGTGGCCGTCGGCCGGTGGGGTCGGAGCGACGGCGCAGAACGCGCGGGCGTACAACCAGGGATTGATCAACCACGTCCGTGGGGGCACGCCGAAGAAGCCCAGCTTGCTGGAGACGTACATTTTCGCCATGTTCAACGAGAACCAGAAGACAGGGGATCCGACGGAGAACAACTTTGGGCTTTTCAATCCGGACAAGTCGCCGGCCTACTCCATTACTTTCTGA